A window from Longimicrobiales bacterium encodes these proteins:
- a CDS encoding tryptophan 2,3-dioxygenase family protein — MAEPLNYSSYLRLDELLSLQSPRSDGPHGPEHDEMLFIVVHQAYELWFKQILHELNRMQALLAQDDTVRVRHTLKRVLTILKVLVAQIDILETMTPLEFLTFRDRLESGSGFQSYQFRALEFMMGNKRLPAVEHYPEGTAARQRLAELYEQPTLWDAFLAWLARAGYDVPVAQLQRDVRQRIEPDPELQEVLLQVYRSDANARELCERLVDLDEGVQEWRYRHVKMVERTIGAKVGTGGSAGAAYLMTTLMKPAFPDLWEIRTEL; from the coding sequence TCGAGCTACCTTCGCCTCGACGAGCTGCTGTCGCTCCAGTCCCCGCGCTCCGATGGTCCGCACGGTCCGGAGCACGACGAGATGCTGTTCATCGTCGTGCACCAGGCGTACGAGCTCTGGTTCAAGCAGATCCTGCACGAGCTGAATCGCATGCAGGCGCTGTTAGCGCAGGACGACACTGTCCGGGTGCGCCACACGCTGAAGCGCGTGCTCACGATTCTCAAGGTGCTCGTCGCGCAGATCGATATCCTCGAAACGATGACGCCGCTCGAGTTCCTCACGTTCCGTGATCGTCTCGAGTCCGGCAGCGGGTTCCAGTCGTATCAGTTCCGTGCGCTCGAGTTCATGATGGGCAACAAGCGGCTGCCGGCAGTGGAGCACTACCCGGAAGGCACGGCGGCCAGGCAGCGACTGGCCGAGCTCTACGAGCAGCCCACGCTCTGGGACGCGTTCCTCGCCTGGCTGGCCCGCGCCGGGTACGACGTGCCGGTCGCGCAGCTGCAACGCGACGTGCGACAGAGGATCGAGCCCGACCCGGAGCTCCAGGAGGTGCTGCTCCAGGTGTATCGCAGCGATGCCAACGCGCGCGAGCTGTGCGAGCGGCTGGTCGATCTGGACGAGGGTGTGCAGGAGTGGCGCTACCGGCACGTGAAGATGGTCGAGCGTACGATCGGCGCGAAGGTCGGCACCGGCGGCTCTGCCGGCGCCGCCTACCTCATGACCACGCTGATGAAGCCCGCCTTCCCAGACCTGTGGGAGATCCGGACCGAGCTCTAG